One region of Triticum aestivum cultivar Chinese Spring chromosome 6B, IWGSC CS RefSeq v2.1, whole genome shotgun sequence genomic DNA includes:
- the LOC123134787 gene encoding uncharacterized protein produces the protein MADERRSRRGGTEAGPYASDARVRPQSTRTQRPSMAARVDVAGRGEELLRPDTENGVEAAGSGDSGGAGDERLRGVQAAASMKLIVGMTDLVSPFVVLYEDDVDAFWCFEMLLRRMRENFHLEGPTGVMKRLEALWKIMELIDT, from the exons atgGCGGAcgagaggaggagcaggaggggaGGCACGGAGGCAGGTCCATATGCGTCAGACGCGCGCGTTCGCCCGCAGTCAACGCGGACGCAGCGGCCGTCCATGGCGGCTCGGGTCGATGTAGCAGGACGAGGGGAGGAGCTCTTGAGGCCCGACACCGAGAATGGAGTGGAGGCGGCTGGATCTGGCGATTCTGGAGGGGCTGGCGACGAGCGGCTCCGTGGGGTTCAAGCGGCGGCTTCCATG AAATTGATTGTAGGTATGACCGATCTGGTTTCCCCTTTTGTTGTTCTATACGAGGATGATGTAGATGCCTTTTGGTGTTTTGAGATGCTACTGAGAAGGATG CGTGAAAATTTCCACCTCGAGGGACCGACAGGAGTTATGAAGCGGTTGGAAGCATTGTGGAAGATCATGGAATTGATAGATACGTAA